In Lathyrus oleraceus cultivar Zhongwan6 unplaced genomic scaffold, CAAS_Psat_ZW6_1.0 chrUn0025, whole genome shotgun sequence, the DNA window aacaccgaaaattatttcaatatcttttattataaattacaCGGTAATCATTACATTCATTAACAAAGTTTTTACatgtgataaagtttataatattaaaaaacaaataatggaatagtatataaacataaatttgtagatgtatagcataattccaaagtagcactccaggcaaattcaatgttatgaattttgggttcgactcccagctttggagaaaaattcatgtttcattcttttgaatatttttttcttcttaactcatgtattttcaatttaaaaagtttcctataaaaaataaatttaataaagctaTTATTAATAGCCTGCAGTTTATACCACGtatttttgtaaaaatccaaactaatttgtttatgaacttaataattcataatagatttttattaattatcaacaattaatgttatgttgggttctcctcccttaaatttcattaaatagttaaacctatctagattattctataccttaatatgtaaacacacatttattataataaaaatagatttatataaataaaaatatgttgtaactatatacaaaacttcatagtttatccatTATTGAAGTTTAAAtctttaaatttatatttaatgtttgtaaaatatgccaaataattttttaaacaaggaactcattttcctcaatggtgtgaatcattatgttcttttttgttagtttttataatttaaagagctcgacgaacaaacaaatcacaacctattagactacacgcctattatggctgtttcacttccatgataaaattaattattcatgcaaaagtatttgagaggttaattggaatagttgtcctaaaccaactagcttttaatggtgcaaaacacctgtttaaattcaaattttatatttcaaatagttattgtacgacaaagaaatagtaaattgtgaaagTTTGTCTTGATTTAAAACTATACATTTAATCAATGTTTTtaccaatgtatcttttttatcaagttgtgggtgtattgattttaaatgccaattgtttaggagttcttagcaccatatcgctttaatgcatacatgaccttaaccaattcctctcttagtcatcagaacaaaaactatagttatatattatattgagaatatattggaaattggatatcgatgtgtcaggaaatccaagcaaatcgtttatgcaagtctcaaagaacacatgtgttatattgttgaactatttgcctacactttgcttcaagggtgacgttattgtgattaaattttagaaatgggaatatgttgcaaggttttgaagtttcattattcgttaatggatgatttaagatgcagaaatgaGACATTCCTCACGGTGTTGATCCCTTGCATACGAAacagtattatgaagattctggGAAAATGATCACTCGCTCAATCGGTGACAATTTTTGTGTTCATGTGTTTTATATTGAATATTCGTATAACACTACTAGAATAAGTCATTTTAGCCTCCTAGTTTAGAGTCGGCCACCGACACGGACACTATTAGTGTCGGCTAAGCCTACACTAACGGACTCTATCTAGGTACATCTTTTAAGACAAGTTATTTTTTTATTAGTGTCGGCAAAACCGACACTACTTGTTATGTTATCTTTGAAGAATGTTTGATTAATTAGTATTTATTTACTTAGAGTCCGCTGAGCCGACTCTATTCTTATAACATATACATTTTCCATTGATTtatctataatatatatatatatttaaggtttaagtattttatttattaattagaGTCCGCTTGGCGGACTCTATGGAATTTTCTGTTTCGGACCAAAAATTACGCGACAGCTTATTTCCCTCTTTCCTTTTCCCTCGTCATTTTTCACTCTCCCTCCATTTCATTTCACAAAACGAAAACCCTAATTCCATGCTAATTCGTGAATCCCTTTTTTCCCTATTTCGTGAACCGATTCGTGAATCCCTAATCCGTGAATCCATTGAAGAATCCCTAATTCCCTAATTCAAAATCCCTCGTTAAAGGGTTTCTGAATCATCAAAGGTAATGCATATTCATCTCAAGTGATTTCCATGGAGTTTTGGTTTAATGAGTATGAGATAGTCATATGTTTTATGTTTTCTGAATGTAGGTTTTCCAGAACTATCGGCTTTGTGGATGCTGGAATCAACTTTTCTTTGCAAGTTTAGTATTGTTTCCAAATATGTTTAAAGTCTCCTTTAAGTCTGAAACTACAAAAATCAAATTATTTGCTAATTGGTTTTCTGAATATAGGTTTTCAAGAATGCTCATCTTACTTAGTGGAGGCAGTAAGCAGTTGTTGAATGCAAGTTAGTTTGGAACCGAAGCACTATATCATCCGGGATTTTGCAAAGACAACTCTTTCTCAAGGTTAGTCATCCCTATGTTAATTTGGAACCAGACTGAACAGTTAGTGTTTGCAATAGTTAGTGTTTGCATCGGTTAGTATTTCTCAAGGTTGGGGTTATAATTTATTTTGAAGGAAATGTTTTTTCTGGACTCAAATTTATTAACTGTTTGCATCAGTAGTGAAAGCTGTGTTTGTGAAAGCCGTATAGTTTCTATGATACTCCTGTTATGAACATATGTGTGGTGTCAAATTGAACTCTAAATCTGAATTTAACTTAGCCATTTTAACTTAGCCATTTTACCTGAATAGCGATGAGTAGGATTAGCCATTTTACCATACAAATTGAACTCTAAATCTGATACAGTTGCAACTGCTACACCAGCTGACACAGCAGCCAAAGCTAAAACCTGCATCATTGCATTCCAATGCATGATTAGTACATAAACAATAAAGGGTTGGATGGAGTAGTTCTTTTTTTAGATACATGAAATGTTTTATAAAAGAGAGAGACACACAACTATAGGGGGACATCGATTTTCCAGGGAGTTTTTGGACTTTATCAAGGGGCAAGTAATCATGAAGAATTGCACAATTTGATGAAGGCCACATCGATGATTCGAAGGCTTAAAAATGATGTTCTTTCTGAACTTCCTGTTAAGCGTAGGCAACAAGTGCGTGCATTCATCATCCCCATTTTTCTTTGCAATCGGTTTATATAGTGCAAACTTTTACCATGTTTTTTTCAACGCATGTAGCTTATGGTGCAACTTCAAAGTTATTTATTGTATTTGTTTTATAATTGATTTTTAGGTCTTCCTAGACTTGGCCGACAAGGACATGAAGCAAATTAATATTCTTTTTCGCGAGGTAACTCAACATATTTGTTATTCATCTTGAGATGAGGATTGTATCATTCAGTTCTGTTAGGTTATAACTCAAACTAGCTATGAAATGCAGTTGCCATGCGTCTTTACTCCTTGCAATATTCGTTTAGCTTATTTTATTGCGTCTAGCATTTGTCATAGGATTGTTGAAATTCAATGTTCAAACGAGTAAGTTGATTTACTTTGTCTGGAATGTTTGGTTGGTATTCATATTACACGTATTTTATTTAACTTGTTTTTGTTAATAAATGAATTGTAGTTTGGCCTTGTGAGAGATGAAGAGATGACTGGTTTATTTTTTACTTCTGAAATGGTTTGGAATGGGCTTTTAGGCATTTTCATCTAGAAACAAGGCTTTAATTGTTTTTTTTACCAAGAATATGTTATTTTACTCAAAAACAGTAATATTTTTGTTGTGCACATGCAGTTTAAGGTGGTAAAAGCTGACCGGTGTTGATTTTTGTTTTGCAGTTGGAGAGGGTAAAACTCAAAGTTAAGGCAGCTAGCTCACAAGAGGAGGTTGAATCACTCAAGTTTGCTGAAAAGAATCTTATTAACAAGGTATTAATGGAATCAGTTGTGCTCATACATTAAGTGCACAACTTGTTTTAGAGATTGTTACTATTTCCTAGAACTAGAAAAGGTTTATAGTTAAATGCCTGCTCATATCCCTTATGTATGCCAGCAAATCCAAACATTATGACTGTTGTGTGATTTAACACTGAACCTTTGATTCATTCAATTCCAGATTTATACTGATTCTGCCGAAGCCAAGATTCCAGCTGTTCTTGATTATCTTGGAACTGTAATCGAGGTATGCCGCAGCTTCTTCCCTTTAAAGCAGTTGAAGATTAATACTTTCAACTGCTGCGATCTATATGAACTTAAATAGCATTAAAAACTTTGGATCTTGTTTTAGCTTTCTCACTCAACGCACATTTATGCCTTTAATTCTACAAGGATATATAAGATATTACTTTGTTGTAATGTGTATCTCATCTCCTTAATTTTGATCCCTTCAAGTTCCTATATGTAGTTAGTTTATGTTCAGTGCTCGAAATATTTGTGATGGTTAACCTTCCATGAAACAAATTTGTGAAACTTCAACACTAGTTAATTAAAGTACACATTCCCTAGTGCAATGGTATTTTTAATATCTAAATTATGTTTCCAAACCATAGATCTTGACGTGCAAATATAGTACCGAAAGAGACAATGTAGGGCATAATGCTACAATTTATTTTGTAATCTTAATTAAAAAGGTGTCCGCTTCAATTTTCTTACCTTACTTTTTTTTCTTCTGCTTGTGATTAAATCAAGCTGTTGATCACCATAACATGTGGTAATTCTATGTATGTAATGATTGTTGCAGGCAGGTTGCAAGTTTCttatattttaaatatttcatCAATAAGTGATGATAAACACTTATGAGAACTGttcaaaatttccagaaaaaaAAGGTTGGTTGTATCCGGATTGATGGAGGTACACCTTCTGGATCAAGGCAACAGTTGGTTACAGAGTTTCAGGAAAAAGATTCTATCAAGGCAGCAGTGGTATTGCAATTTGATTCCTATTTTTGTTGTAATCATTTTTCTGTTTGATCTGTTTAGTTTGGACTATCTGGTGTAAAATGTGGCTCAATTTAGAGATGATAATTTCCTGTTGATTTTGTTGTCCTGCAGCTATCTATCAAAGCTGGAGGTGTCGGGTTAACATTGACTGCTGCCAGCACCGTCCTCTTTGCAGAATTGTCTTGGACTCCTGGTGATCTAATTCAGGCCGAAGACCGTGTTCATAGAATTGGACAGGTATATTTTCAAACATGGTTGCTGTTAAGTTGAAAAGAAAGGAAAATCGTGATCTCAAATGCTGTTGTAATTTAAATAAAATCAGCATCAACAGTAAGAGAGTACAAGCACGGTATTGTTTTAGGAATTGTGGTGATATCATAAAATTTGTGATAGATTATCTCTTAAAAGAAAACATCTCTTAAATGAAAATATCTCATTGCTAAGCTTAGCTGATAGATAGTTCAGTTTCAACAACAATCTGTGATGTAATGACTTTCTCGCATTTGTTTTCAGGTGTCTTCAGTAAATATATACTACTTGCTTGCAAATGACACAGTTGATGATATCATGTGGTAGGTTGTGTTTTTTAGCAGTCCTCTGATTGACCTGACATCTTTGATGCATTGATAATCTTATAATTTTCCACATCACAGGGACGTAGTGCAAAGCAAACTGGACAATTTAGGACAGGTATATCTCTATTTTGTTTGGGAACTCTGTCACATGTAGTGCAATTTGAAAGTAATTGTAAAATCAGTTTCTGCACAGTATAATGCTAAGAGATTCAGTTCTGCTTTTATGTATATATCTCTTAGAGAAGATTTATACTCTAGTAGTTTTTAATAATGTGGGTTTTATGTTTCTAAGACGAATTCTGAACTTTAGTTATTGAAAAAAAATCAGATGCTTGATGGTCATGAGAACACCTTAAAGGTCTCAGATGATCAACCGCCATCGAGAAGCCCTACAAAGCAGAAAACTCTTGATCATTTCGTCAGGAGATGTGACAACAACACGAGTGGATTGGAACATCAGTCATCCCCCAAACGTCCCCGGTACTGACCCATAAGTTCTGTGAAATGGTAAGTAAATCCGTAACTGCTGTATATCTGCAAGCATATGCTCACCTCTACTCGGAGAACATGTAGAATGCTGCAGCAATATTTATTGTTTAGAAGCTTCCCTATAATATTACTTTGGAATTTTGACATAACAACAGGTTCTCATAGTGGAATATGATCGCATGTTGACACTGATACTCGCTCAGTGGGAAAGACATATGAAGTAGTAGCTAAAATAGGCGGTCAGCACAGCTGGACTTGCAAGTAGCAACTCTAAACGATGCTGCTGGTATGACAATGGCTATGAAGTCTTAGCCAACAGATTTTGGTTGTATGGCTTAACAACTTGTCCCCCCTATAGTTGTGTGTGGGACTTGTACATAGTACTATCTCTGGTCCTATTTATAATCGATGTATCTAGACTGTATAATGCAACCCGACTCTAAACATCTTTATTGTCCTTTTTTGTTGACTTTAGAGTCGGTGTATGCAAGGCTAAATATTATTATAGACTTTTCTATGTTGACTTTAGGGTCGGTGACACAGACGCTATCTGTTTTTTTCTTGAGTTTTATAAATTGACCTCAATGCCAGTCGATCGATGCATACAAAAAATTTTGACtttttttgttgactttagaGTCGGACAGGGCAACGCTAAACATAATATTGACTTTTCATGGTTTTGAAATAATATAGCGTCGGTCCAATTAGTGTCCGCGTTAGCCTCCGTTTCACCGAGGCTACGTAGCCTCGGTGTATCTTTAGCCGACGTTACACAGTAGCTTCGCAACTTTTATTCAAGGCCCGACACCGACGCTAAACCGACGCTAACCATATATTAGTGTCTGTTTTTTCACCTTTAGCGTCTGAAAGTGGCCGACGCTAAAAACTGTTTTTCTAGTAGTGTAATGTTCTGATCGGGGGCCTGAAAGTTTAcatttctaatatttcatttgtttttggacaccatatttcaactcTTATATGGTAGGCAACACAAGTCTTTCGTACTTGATTAGAATTTATGGTATTCCCCTTTGATTATAAGAggccaaggattatgttttctatttaaatgagtatttgagtttataaggcattaaacgtagtcacaagtagttaaacacattgatatttttctagaatattgtgtggtacggacattttgaactttttacctaactttcttttaataaaaatggaacgatacatttcatcaacaatatagaatatgaaaaacctggttttctattacttttttcttttccttttccagttttttcttctaggttaggtttgt includes these proteins:
- the LOC127112048 gene encoding uncharacterized protein LOC127112048 isoform X2, giving the protein MKQINILFRELERVKLKVKAASSQEEVESLKFAEKNLINKIYTDSAEAKIPAVLDYLGTVIEKKKVGCIRIDGGTPSGSRQQLVTEFQEKDSIKAAVLSIKAGGVGLTLTAASTVLFAELSWTPGDLIQAEDRVHRIGQVSSVNIYYLLANDTVDDIMWDVVQSKLDNLGQMLDGHENTLKVSDDQPPSRSPTKQKTLDHFVRRCDNNTSGLEHQSSPKRPRY
- the LOC127112048 gene encoding uncharacterized protein LOC127112048 isoform X1, encoding MKATSMIRRLKNDVLSELPVKRRQQVFLDLADKDMKQINILFRELERVKLKVKAASSQEEVESLKFAEKNLINKIYTDSAEAKIPAVLDYLGTVIEKKKVGCIRIDGGTPSGSRQQLVTEFQEKDSIKAAVLSIKAGGVGLTLTAASTVLFAELSWTPGDLIQAEDRVHRIGQVSSVNIYYLLANDTVDDIMWDVVQSKLDNLGQMLDGHENTLKVSDDQPPSRSPTKQKTLDHFVRRCDNNTSGLEHQSSPKRPRY